Proteins from a single region of Hordeum vulgare subsp. vulgare chromosome 6H, MorexV3_pseudomolecules_assembly, whole genome shotgun sequence:
- the LOC123404721 gene encoding nuclear exosome regulator NRDE2 yields MLPSPERSPPTTTATAADAFAAGGGQEPSNSSSLFPLFPLSAPTEVSQCLPNPSFSFDASSLNIPPTASSSLPPPLSPSSDEEEEAAPKPAPAKYDLLPSSPSDEERGSRRDDRKRRKRRRDRERYEGAASSRKPGVRAWAGSETKLVKDYYVDAKGDQDNLAFGSIYRMDIARYKPQNTLETCGLNRRFYNCGHASSQMDLDSDLDGLDSKVKVGGRYFSAKHAILERNKGFKHLKVLKSDMIAILPEDFIPVETSSLPAKSTTMQQELEESWEDEILRRTKEFNKMTRECPHDEKIWLAFAHFQDKVASSQPQKAARLQTTERKISILEKAVELNPDNEELLLCLLKSYGERDSSESLFGKWEKILMEHPDSCKLWKQYLLLCQGEFSRFKVSDTRKSYSYAVQALSAACTKLCRQDSENADLRAHPSLVQLELGLVDIFVNLCRFEWQTGHRELATGLFQAQIEFSLFSPPLSLSTSSKQRLFEHFWNSGGARIGEDGALGWSTWLAKDEESRQNMVMQENPQEPEGGGWSGWFNPSVANAETNDVSNQSTEELAADGIDPEDPDAEDTPAEDDVESLLKKLGIDVETEYSSEVKDAKTWNRWSTMELSRDNEQWMPLRENSGAGPNHSDDASSGEVNDQLSRVILFEDVTEFLFSLSSEEARFSLICQFIDFYGGRISRWTASNSSSWLDRIMSLEMISNDISEDLIAISDLANKTQNSSHCSLESLLGSMHDLSQRPGLVKFLKNAILLSLDVFPRNHILEEAVLVTTQMYTAQGNTLSTSANASRALAKNLLKKDRQDLLLCGIYGQIEARHGNIDQARKIFDMALLSTEGATQDLVRKVPILYFWYAEMEVSVSTSRNNSDSVHRAIYILSCLGSNVKYSSFGGPISRPLVLRARQGFKEQIRSLQSAFACGCLKEESIALICSASLFESMTSGYSSGLEVIEEAYSFSESNHTLEFEELWMYYIKLLQKNLNQLSLSRVWPSILKGVHTYPYNPKSYASMLTLSCLYSVPNNLRLTLDKCSQRDPSIVALLFALSFEWSKAGSYNRIHSLFERALADDKLQKSVLLWRCYLAYEAEIACNTSAARRVFFRAIHACPWSKRLWLDGFQKLSSVLTMKELSDLQEVMHGKELFIRTDIYEILLQDEDHI; encoded by the exons ATGTTGCCATCGCCGGAGCGTTCGCCGccgaccaccaccgccaccgccgccgatgCCTTCGCCGCTGGAGGAGGACAGGAGCCCTCcaactcctcctctctcttcccCCTCTTCCCGCTCTCTGCCCCCACCGAGGTTTCCCAgtgtctccccaaccctagcttcTCCTTCGACGCCTCCTCCCTCAACATCCCACCCACTGCCTCCTCGTCCCTCCCGCCGCCGCTGAGCCCCTcttcggacgaggaggaggaggcggcgccgaaGCCCGCTCCCGCCAAGTACGACCTGCTGCCCTCCTCGCCGTCCGACGAGGAGAGGGGGTCGAGGCGGGACGACAGGAAGAGGAGGAAGCGGAGGAGGGACCGGGAGCGGTATGAGGGGGCCGCCTCTTCGCGGAAGCCGGGGGTTCGCGCTTGGGCTGGGTCGGAGACCAAGCTGGTCAAGGATTACTACGTCGACGCAAAGGGCGACCAGGATAACTTGGCATTCGGGTCGATCTACAG AATGGATATTGCACGTTACAAGCCTCAAAACACACTGGAGACATGTGGGCTTAATCGACGTTTCTATAATTGTGGACATGCTTCATCGCAGATGGATCTAGATTCAGATTTGGATGGACTGGATAGCAAAGTAAAAGTTGGAGGGCGTTACTTTTCAGCAAAACATGCCATTTTAGAAAGAAACAAGGGTTTCAAGCACCTGAAAGTGTTGAAAAGCGATATGATTGCAATTCTCCCTGAAGATTTTATCCCCGTAGAGACATCATCCCTTCCTGCGAAAAGCACAACCATGCAACAGGAGCTTGAGGAATCTTGGGAAGATGAAATACTTCGGAGGACAAAAGAATTCAATAAGATGACACGAGAATGTCCTCATGATGAAAAGATTTGGTTGGCCTTCGCTCATTTTCAG GACAAAGTCGCAAGTAGTCAGCCACAAAAAGCAGCACGTTTGCAAACAACTGAAAGAAAAATTAGTATATTGGAGAAGGCTGTGGAGCTCAATCCAGATAATGAGGAATTGTTGCTTTGCCTTCTCAAGTCATATGGTGAGAGGGATAGCTCTGAGAGTCTCTTTGGTAAATGGGAGAAAATACTTATGGAACACCCTGACAGTTGTAAGTTGTGGAAACAGTATCTACTTCTGTGCCAAGGGGAATTCTCCAGATTCAAAGTATCTGATACACGGAAGTCTTACTCATATGCAGTACAAGCTCTATCTGCAGCTTGCACAAAGCTATGTAGGCAG GATTCTGAAAATGCTGATCTCAGGGCACATCCTTCCTTAGTTCAGCTTGAACTTGGTttagtggatatatttgtgaatCTTTGCCGGTTTGAATGGCAAACAGGACATCGAGAATTAGCAACTGGGttatttcaagctcaaattgagTTTAGCCTATTCTCGCCTCCCCTTTCCCTGTCCACAAGCAGTAAGCAAAGGCTCTTTGAGCACTTCTGGAATAGTGGCGGTGCCAGAATTGGAGAAGATGGGGCTCTTGGATGGTCTACATGGTTAGCAAAGGATGAAGAGAGTCGACAAAACATGGTTATGCAAGAAAATCCCCAAGAGCCTGAAGGGGGAGGCTGGAGTGGCTGGTTTAATCCCTCTGTAGCAAATGCTGAAACGAATGATGTGTCTAACCAATCAACAGAAGAATTAGCTGCTGATGGAATTGATCCAGAAGACCCTGATGCTGAGGACACACCTGCAGAAGATGATGTTGAATCTTTACTGAAAAAGCTCGGCATCGATGTAGAGACTGAGTACAGTAGCGAAGTTAAGGATGCAAAAACATGGAATAGATGGTCCACAATGGAGCTGTCGAGGGACAATGAACAATGGATGCCTCTCCGTGAAAATTCTG GAGCAGGACCAAATCATTCTGATGATGCCTCATCTGGAGAAGTCAATGATCAGCTTTCCAGAGTAATCTTGTTTGAGGACGTAACTGAGTTTCTGTTCTCTTTATCGTCAGAAGAAGCGCGTTTTTCCTTGATATGCCAATTCATTGATTTCTATGGTGGCAGAATTTCTAGATG GACAGCCAGCAACAGTTCGAGCTGGCTTGATAGAATTATGAGCCTTGAGATGATTTCGAATGACATTTCGGAAGATCTTATCGCCATATCTGACCTTGCAAACAAGACACAAAATTCAAGTCATTGTAGTTTGGAGTCTTTATTAGGAAGTATGCATGATCTTTCTCAAAGACCTGGCCTGGTGAAATTTCTGAAAAATGCAATATTGCTTTCCCTTGATGTATTCCCTCGTAATCATATCTTGGAGGAAGCTGTCCTTGTTACCACCCAAATGTATACGGCACAAGGGAACACTTTGTCTACTTCAGCTAATGCATCACGGGCTTTGGCCAAAAACCTGCTGAAGAAAGACAGACAG GATCTTCTGCTTTGTGGAATATATGGTCAAATTGAGGCCAGGCATGGGAACATTGACCAAGCAAGGAAGATATTTGACATGGCACTATTATCTACAGAAGGAGCTACACAG GATCTCGTCAGGAAGGTTCCTATTCTTTATTTTTGGTATGCTGAGATGGAAGTATCAGTATCTACTTCAAGAAACAATTCTGACTCGGTGCATCGTGCAATTTACATTCTTTCCTGCTTGGGGAGCAATGTCAAGTATTCTTCTTTTGGTGGTCCTATATCACGCCCGCTTGTTTTAAGGGCTCGTCAAGGATTTAAAGAGCAGATTAGAAGCTTGCAGTCTGCATTTGCAtgtggttgtttgaaagaagaatCTATTGCTCTGATTTGCTCAGCATCCTTGTTCGAGAGTATGACCTCTGGTTATTCTTCTGGTCTTGAAGTGATAGAGGAGGCCTATTCATTTTCAG AGAGCAACCATACCTTGGAATTTGAAGAGTTGTGGATGTATTACATCAAACTGCTTCAGAAGAATCTGAACCAGTTGAGTCTCTCAAGGGTTTGGCCGAGCATATTGAAAGGAGTACACACATATCCGTACAATCCAAAATCATATGCATCCATGTTAACTCTGAGCTGTCTTTACAGTGTTCCCAACAATCTGCGTCTCACACTTGACAAATGTAGTCAAAG GGATCCTTCCATAGTTGCCTTGCTGTTCGCCTTGTCCTTTGAATGGAGTAAAGCAGGATCTTACAATAGAATACACAGTCTGTTTGAGAGAGCTCTAGCTGATGATAAGTTACAGAAGTCTGTTCTGTTATGGCGCTGTTATCTAGCTTATGAGGCAGAGATAGCCTGTAATACTTCTGCGGCACGACGTGTGTTCTTCAGAGCTATACATGCTTGCCCATG GTCTAAACGATTATGGCTTGATGGATTCCAAAAATTGAGCTCAGTTCTGACTATGAAAGAGTTATCAGATCTCCAGGAAGTAATGCATGGCAAGGAATTGTTTATTCGCACTGATATCTATGAGATACTGTTACAAGATGAAGATCACATATGA